One window of Chryseobacterium indologenes genomic DNA carries:
- a CDS encoding UxaA family hydrolase, whose product MQKKVLKVNPKDNVAVALVDLARGETVTLGELTYEIIKDTKAKHKFVTEDITVGDSIIMYGVLVGKASQPIRKGEVITTENVKHQSAKVGGKTETTTWTAPNVDKWKDKTFMGYHRDDGQVGTENVWLFFPLVFCENRNVEILKDVFEKELLFEKVTKHQLLLRSLINNSETEAAVEEEQDSRIFKNIVVKFITHQGGCGGIRQDAEALGRLLAGYVNNPNVAGATVLSLGCQNLQVQIFKDALEKISPDNKKPIIVYEQQKSGTVDEMLSGIIKDSYEAIKHANEIERKPASLSKLVLGLECGGSDGFSGISANPVLGQLSDLMAGIGGSTILSEFPELCGVEQELVNRCVKEEDAERFLQLMKDFENSVVAAGSGFDMNPSPGNIKDGLITDAMKSAGAAKKGGSSPINDVLDFTEYIKEPGLNLLCTPGNDVECTTALVGSGSNVVLFTTGLGTPTGNPVVPVVKISSNTSLSERMPDIIDFNTGDVITGEKSIDEKAEELLEFIIEVASGQVKTKAAILNQNDFIPWRRGVSL is encoded by the coding sequence ATGCAAAAGAAAGTATTAAAAGTAAATCCCAAGGATAATGTAGCGGTGGCACTGGTAGATCTGGCGCGGGGAGAAACGGTTACTTTGGGTGAACTTACTTATGAAATTATAAAAGACACGAAGGCGAAACATAAATTCGTGACCGAAGATATTACCGTAGGTGATTCTATTATCATGTACGGAGTTTTGGTGGGAAAAGCCAGCCAGCCGATCCGGAAAGGAGAGGTGATTACCACTGAAAACGTAAAACATCAAAGCGCAAAAGTAGGAGGTAAAACAGAAACCACTACCTGGACCGCTCCCAATGTTGATAAATGGAAAGATAAAACATTTATGGGCTATCACCGCGACGACGGACAGGTGGGAACAGAAAATGTCTGGTTATTTTTTCCGCTGGTTTTTTGTGAAAACAGAAATGTTGAGATTTTAAAGGATGTTTTTGAAAAAGAACTGTTGTTTGAAAAAGTGACAAAACATCAGTTATTGTTAAGATCATTAATCAATAATTCTGAAACGGAAGCTGCTGTTGAAGAAGAGCAGGATTCAAGAATATTTAAAAATATTGTAGTTAAATTCATTACACACCAGGGAGGTTGTGGCGGAATTCGTCAGGATGCCGAGGCATTGGGAAGATTGCTGGCAGGATATGTTAACAATCCGAATGTAGCCGGAGCAACCGTTTTAAGCTTGGGTTGTCAGAATTTACAGGTTCAGATCTTTAAAGATGCCTTGGAAAAAATCAGTCCGGATAATAAAAAGCCAATCATCGTTTACGAACAGCAAAAGTCCGGAACGGTAGATGAAATGTTAAGCGGAATTATTAAAGATTCTTATGAAGCCATCAAACACGCTAATGAAATAGAAAGAAAACCAGCATCCCTTTCTAAACTTGTTTTAGGGTTGGAATGCGGTGGTTCAGACGGTTTCTCAGGTATTTCTGCAAACCCGGTTTTAGGACAACTGTCAGATTTAATGGCTGGAATCGGAGGTTCAACTATTCTTTCAGAATTCCCGGAGTTATGTGGAGTGGAGCAGGAGCTTGTCAACCGTTGCGTAAAGGAAGAAGATGCAGAAAGATTTTTACAATTGATGAAAGATTTTGAAAATTCAGTTGTTGCTGCAGGATCTGGCTTTGATATGAATCCGTCACCGGGGAATATTAAAGATGGCCTAATAACAGATGCCATGAAATCTGCAGGAGCAGCTAAAAAAGGAGGTTCATCGCCAATAAATGATGTACTCGATTTTACAGAATACATCAAAGAACCGGGCTTAAATTTATTGTGTACACCTGGAAATGACGTGGAATGTACTACAGCTTTAGTGGGCTCAGGTTCCAATGTTGTTTTATTCACAACAGGTCTGGGGACTCCTACAGGAAATCCTGTGGTTCCCGTAGTGAAAATTTCATCAAATACATCGTTATCAGAAAGAATGCCGGATATCATCGATTTCAATACAGGAGACGTGATTACAGGGGAAAAGTCAATAGACGAAAAAGCAGAAGAATTGTTAGAATTTATCATAGAAGTTGCCAGCGGACAGGTAAAAACCAAAGCGGCAATTCTCAATCAGAACGATTTTATCCCTTGGAGACGGGGCGTAAGTTTATAG
- a CDS encoding LacI family DNA-binding transcriptional regulator produces MNKKNATIYDISKKLNVSVATVSRALNDHPRISQATKDLVKKTAKEMNYKQNNLAKALKSGETKNVGIIVPYINTNFFSSVIRGIEEELSPHGYHVIICQSHEDVNIEKRHLNTLLNAQVDGIFMSVSKTTIDTEHIQNILSSTNTPIIFFDRKKDISGISTVTIDDYRGGYMATEHLINEGYRNICHFSGDLNLEIYENRLKGYKQALMDHNLSIKEENIITTGSSIDEGIDAVKKLWDKKSVPDAIFSSSDFAALGACQELKKRKIKIPQEVAVIGFSNEPFTQFMELPISSVDQTPLTMGKMAGQVFIESVKENNSGVSIEKKVVLAPQLYIRKSSKRK; encoded by the coding sequence ATGAATAAGAAAAATGCCACAATATATGACATCTCGAAAAAGCTTAACGTAAGTGTGGCAACTGTTTCCAGAGCATTGAACGACCATCCGAGAATAAGCCAGGCAACGAAAGATTTGGTAAAGAAAACGGCCAAAGAAATGAACTACAAACAAAATAACCTTGCCAAAGCTCTGAAAAGCGGGGAAACAAAAAACGTAGGAATTATTGTGCCTTATATTAATACCAATTTCTTTTCATCCGTAATCCGTGGAATTGAAGAAGAGCTTTCTCCACATGGTTATCATGTAATTATCTGCCAGAGCCATGAAGATGTAAATATTGAAAAAAGACACTTAAATACTTTGCTTAATGCTCAGGTTGATGGGATTTTCATGTCTGTTTCCAAAACGACTATTGATACCGAACATATTCAGAATATTCTGAGTTCCACCAATACTCCTATTATATTTTTTGACCGTAAAAAGGATATTTCAGGAATAAGTACAGTAACTATTGATGATTATCGCGGTGGTTATATGGCGACTGAACATCTGATTAATGAAGGGTACCGAAATATTTGCCATTTCTCCGGAGACTTAAATCTGGAAATTTATGAGAACCGTCTGAAAGGTTACAAACAGGCTTTAATGGACCATAATTTAAGCATAAAAGAAGAGAATATTATCACAACAGGAAGTTCAATCGATGAAGGAATTGATGCGGTTAAAAAACTTTGGGATAAAAAATCTGTTCCGGATGCCATCTTTTCATCCAGTGATTTTGCTGCGTTAGGTGCTTGCCAGGAACTGAAAAAACGTAAAATCAAAATCCCACAGGAAGTTGCTGTTATTGGCTTTTCTAATGAACCTTTTACACAATTTATGGAGCTTCCGATAAGTTCTGTAGATCAGACTCCCCTGACGATGGGGAAAATGGCAGGACAGGTTTTTATTGAAAGCGTGAAAGAGAATAATTCCGGGGTTTCTATTGAGAAAAAGGTGGTTTTGGCACCACAGCTTTATATCAGGAAGTCTTCAAAAAGGAAGTGA